The Longimicrobiaceae bacterium nucleotide sequence GCGGCGGCGGGCGGCGCGGTTGCGGCGGGGGGTGGAGCGTCCGGGCGGAGCGGGGCGCCGTTGGTCTCGGGAACGAAGCCCCACGCGCCCGCGGCCAGCACCCCGGCCGCGGCGAGGAAGGCCGGTGCGCGCCGCCAGGGCGCGCGCGGAGTGCCGCGGTGCGTCATCTCGCCCCTCAATGCGTCACGATGTCGTTCGCCACGGCGGGGTCGGCCACCGGGGGCCGCGCGCCGCTGGTGGGGCCGCCGCCGGGCAGCTCTTCCTGCCAGTGCTCCAGCATCAGCTGCTGGAGGCGGAAGCTGGACCGGGTGTTCTCCTCCACGTCGATGGCCAGCTCGAAGAAGGCCGCCAGCGACCAGAGCGCGGCGGCCCCCACCAGGCTGGCGAGCAGCACGTACACCTGCTCCATGCGGCCGACGTGCGCGTCGCCGATGATGGAGAAGAAGACCAGCGCCCCGATGAGCACGGTGATCACGCCCAGGAAGCGCAGCAGCCCCACCAGGAAGCGCAGGTTGCCGTACCGCTTCTCCACCCCGGCAAGCCGGCGCGGGGTGCGGCGCTCCTTGAGCAGGTTGCCGCACTTGGGGCAGCGGTCGAGCGTGGGGTCGTCCACCACCGTGCCGCAGTGCGTGCACTGCACGGGCGTGGAGAATAGATGCAGGGACATGGCCTGTGCGCCGTGGTTTGAGCGGTGCGCGGAGCCCCGGCGAGGGGGCGCGCGGATGTTTCCGCGGGGTTGCCGGAAACCACCGTCAAGCGCAACGGGCGTGCCACGCGAGGGGAACTGCGCCGCGTCCGGCGGGCGCGCGGGGCACCCGCCGGCGTGGGCGTCGCGCGGCTCAGGCCAGGGACAGCTGGGAAGGGGCGGAGGCGCGGGTGCGGCGGCGGGCCGGCTTGGGCGCCGGGGCCTGCACCGCGGCCACCAGGCGGCGCATGGCCAGCAGGCGCAGCGACCGCTCGGTGTGGATGGCGACCGCGTGGAAGCGGCGGCAGCCGCGGCATTCCAGGTCGTAGCCCACCGCGTCCAGCGGCAGCGAGCGCTCCAGGCGCGTGCCCGGGGCCGCCTCCAGCGCCGCGGCACAGCCCGGGCACGTGGGCAGCTTACCTGCTTCGACCTGCGCGGCGATGGCGCGGGCGTCGCGGTCTGCGAAGGCGCGCCAGGTGTTCACGCGGCGCGCGGTGTTGGGAGTGGAGGTTCGAGGCATTCCGTCAGGTCCGTGGTAGGGGTTGCGACTCCGCGGATCGGAAGGGCGCGAGCGCCGCGTCCGCGGGGACTGACTGGGAACAGGTGTTGGGCAAGGAGGATGCCATAGACGGCCCGCCGCATACCACGGACACGCCCGCCTGCTTGCTTTCATCTAATCTGTACGAACGTTCGCCAACCACCAAGAGCTTCGGGGATTATTCGCATTCCGCCGCTGGGTTGCATCTCCGCCTCGCGCGTCGCCGATGGCCGGCGCCACGCCTCACCTCGGTCGCCGCCGGCGCGATTCGGGGCGGACGACGAGGCGCCGATGCTCGTTTCCGCGTCGGAAAGACGGGGAAGATGCGGCGGTGATCTTCTCGATGGACGGTAGATGCAGGTCGGGCGGAGTGTGACGGAGATGCGGATCGGCAGGCGTGATCGGGAGATGCGATCGGGCGATCGGGTGAGGTTCGCGGCCAGTCCTCGGCTGCACGGCCGATGGGAGGCGGTGTGGCTGTCGCGGATCGGCAGCGCATCGGCTGATGCGTGCGGGACATGGGATCGAGCTGTCATCGATCGCGCATCTTTGCCCATCTGCGGATGCGGGGACATCTTTCTCGGGGGGAGGCCGCGCATCGGCCGTGGACCGCCGTGCATCTCCCGAAGCGTATTGCGCTGGGGCGGCGGGGGTACGGCGATTGCGCGCCGGCCGCCGTGCATCTCCCGTGACCCCGAACGCCAGAGCCGAATGCCCAACCGCCTCGCCGCCGAGACCAGCCCGTACCTGCTGCAGCACAAGGACAACCCGGTGGATTGGTATCCCTGGGGCCCCGAGGCGCTGGAGCGGTCGCGAACCGAGGACCGGCCCATCCTGCTGTCGGTGGGCTACTCGGCCTGCCACTGGTGCCACGTGATGGAGCACGAGTCGTTCGAGAACGAGCAGACGGCGCGGCTGATGAACGAGCTGTACGTGTGTATCAAGGTGGACCGCGAGGAGCGGCCCGACATCGACAGCATCTACATGACCGCCGTGCAGCAGATGACGGGGCACGGCGGCTGGCCGATGACGGTGTTCCTCACGCCTGAAGGCGTGCCCTTCTACGGCGGCACGTACTACCCGCCGGAGCCGCGGCACGGGATGCCCTCGTTCCGCCAGGTGCTGGCGGGCATCGCCGAGGCGTACCGCGAGCGGCGGGCGGACGTGGACCGCAGCGCCGAGGAGCTGCGCGGCGCCCTTCGCGAGAGCGCGGCCCTGCGCCCGCAGCCCGCGGCGGTGGACGCGACCGTGCTGGAGCGCGCGCACGCCGGGCTGGCGTCGCGGTACGACGGGCGCAACGGCGGCTTCGGCGGCGCGCCCAAGTTCCCGCAGCCCATGATGATCGAGTTCCTGCTGCGTCACTGGAAACGCACTGGCGCCTCCGAGCCGCGGCTGATGAGCGAGCAGACGCTGCGGCGCATGGCGGCGGGCGGCATGTACGACCAGGTGGGCGGCGGCTTCCACCGCTACAGCGTGGACGCGAAGTGGCTGGTGCCGCACTTCGAGAAGATGCTGTACGACAACGCGTTGCTGGCCCGCGCGTACCTGCACGCGCACCAGGCCACCGGCGCCCCCGAGCACCGCCGCGTCGCGGAAGAGGTGCTGCGCTACGTGCTCCGCGAGATGACGTCGCCCGAGGGCGGCTTCTACTCCGCCCAGGACGCGGACAGCGAGGGCGAGGAAGGCCTGTTCTACGTCTGGACGCCGGACGAGGTGGACGCGCTGCTGGGTGACGAGGACGGCCCGCTCTTCCGCACCTACTACGACGTCTCCGCGGAGGGCAACTTCGAAGGCCGCAACATCCTGCACGTCGAGCGCCCGGTGCGCGACGTGGCGCGGGACGCCGGGGTGACGGAGGAGCGCCTGTCCGCCGCGCTGGAGCGGGGGCGCGGCGTGTTGTACGAGGCGCGGGCGAAGCGCGTGTGGCCGGGGCTGGACGACAAGGTGCTCACGGCCTGGAACGCGATGATGCTGCACACCTTCGCGGAAGCGGCGCGCATCCTGGGCTCCGCCGAGTACCGCGACGCGGCGGTGGCGAACGCGGAGTTCCTGCTGCGCGAGCTCCGCGCCGACGGCCGCCTGCTGCGCACGTACAAGGACGGGCGCGCGAAGATCGGCGCGTTCCTGGAAGACCACGCGCTACTCGCGGACGCATTGCTCGCGCTGTACGAGACCACGTTCGACCCGCGCTGGGTGGCCGAGGCGCGCGCCCTCGCCGACGCGATGCTGGACGGGTTCTGGGAAGAGGACGAAGGCGCCTTCTACGACACCGCCCGCGACGCCGAGACGCTGGTCGTGCGCCCGCGCGACATCTTCGACAACGCTACGCCTTCGGGGAACTCCGTCGCCGTGGGCGCGCTCCTGCGCCTCGCCGCGCTCACGGGCGAGGAGCGCTACTCACGCGTGGCGGCGCGCGTGATCGAGCAGATGGCGGAGCTGGCCGCGCGCATGCCCTCCGGCTTCGGGCACCTGCTCTGCGCCATCGACTTCCACCTCGCGACCCCGCAGGAAGTCGCCATCGTCGGCGCGCCGGGAGATGCGGACACCGACGCGCTCCTGGCGGTCCTCCGCCGCGCCTACCTCCCCAACACCGTCGTCGCCCTCGCCCTGCCGAACGCGCCCGAAGACATCATCTCGGCAATCCCCCTCCTCGCCGACCGCCCGCAGCTGGACGGCCGCGCGACCGCCTACGTCTGCGAGCGCTTCGCCTGCCAGGCGCCGGTCACCGACCCCGCCGCGCTTTCCCAACAGCTCGGCCTCACACCCGCGGCCTGACCCGCGCGCGATGGCGGCATCGGCCACCGCCGTCCCTTGCGCCCCCACGTCGCCCAGCGGCACTTTCCCGCGCCGACGCACGTTCCTGTCGGACACCGCGCCGCCGACCACTGACGCACCCAGCCCCTGCCAAGGTCGCGCGCACGTCCAACGCGCGCCGGCCAGGCTCCCCTCCCCCAGGCAGTTTTGGGGGAGGGGCTGGGGGTGGGGGCCCACCGCCGCCACCCATCCACCACACCGCATGCCCGACTTCACCTACTTCGGCGGCATCGACTTCTCCGGCGCGAAGGAGCCCCTCTCCAACCTGTGGAGCGCGGTGGGCACCGAGCGCAACGGCAAGCTGCACGTGCTCGCGCTCTGCCCGCACCCGTTCCGCGCGGACCTGACGGCGTGCGTGGCCGGCGGATGGCGCAAGAGCGTGAGCGCGGCCGAGGGCGACCGCATCCTCTGGGGCGCCGACTTTCCCTTCGGCCTCCCCGCCGATGCAAGCCAGCGCATCGCCGGCGAGCGGCGGCCGTCGTGGGCGGGCACCGCAGCCTGGGTCGCCGACCGCCCAGCCGACGAGGTGCGCGAGCTGTTTCCGGAGATGCACAAGCGCATGCGCGCCACCGACGCGAACGGCGCCCTCGCCCCGCTGGACATGCGCCTCTACCGCCAGACGGTCGAAGGCATCCGCTGCCTGCACGAGCTTCGCGACACGGCGGACGTCTCCATCCTCCCCGTCGCGCCGGACGCGTCCGCATCCACCGTGCTGCTGGAGGTCTACCCGTCCGGCACGGTTCGCGACCTGGGGATCAAGGGCAGCAAGGTGCCGTCGCGCCCGGGCGAGGTGCGCGCCCGCCCCGCCGCGCTGCGCCCGTACGCGACCTTCGACCATCCCTCGCTCGAAGTGATCGCCGTCACGCTCGAGGACGCGCGCGACGCTGTGCTCGCCTGCCTCACCGCCTTCCTCTGCCGCGGCGACCTGGATCAGCCCGCCCGCGTCTCCAACCGCCCCGCGGAGCTCGTGGAGCTGGAAGGCTGGATCTACCGCGCGCCCGACGCTCTCGGCTCGGCAAGCGCGTAGCTCGCGGTAGATGCATAACGGCCCAATGACCGCACGATGCGCGAAGCATCGCCGATTTCACGCAACCACTCGATGGGAACCAGCGCCGGGAAGGAGATAAGCCCATGTCGACGACTCAGCTCCGCTGGCACATCGATGCGCCGCCCGCAGCCGTCTACGCCGCGCTGATCGATCCCGACGCGGTCGCCAGGTGGATGGTGCCCGATGACATGACCAGCCGCGTGCACCATTTCGACGCTCGCGAAAGCGGCCTCTTCCGCATCTCGCTCACCTATCGTGCACCGGACGCCGCAGGCAAGAGCGGCGCGCACACCGACACCTATCACGGGCGCTTCGTGCGGCTCGTGCCCGGCGAGCTGGTGATCGAGACGGTGGAGTTTGAGACCGCCGACCCCGCCATGCGCGGCGAGATGACCGTCTCGTTCGCCCTCTCGCCCGCGGACGGCGGGACGGACCTGCTGGCGCTCCACTCCAACGTCCCGCCCGGCATTGACCCCGCCGACAACGAAACCGGCTGGCGCATGTCCCTGGCAAACCTGGCTCGCCTCTTGGATGGCGCCGGCCGAAGAGAGGAGCGGCACTGATTGCAACAGGTGCCGCGGAGCCGAACGCCCCCGAGCTGGCTGGACGATCTGAGAACGACCTACGGTTCGTCCCGAGGGATTCCGGAACACACCATGGTAATGATGGAATGTCCGGGTTCCACGGCGGGCACGGCAGTCATCGCCTCTACCCGGAAGTCGTCCACCACGCCCACCGGAGAGTTCCCCTCAGCCCGGCTGAGACAGCCAGAGACCGTGAGTTCGACGACGTAGTCCTGAGCTGTGCTGTTGTGAGCGTAGTCCAGGGTCGACATCGCCGCGGACCAGAAATAACGCCGACGTGCCATGAGTACTCCTTTACGTCAGGATTGAACGTCGTCGGCCACCAGCCAGAGGCACGTACCGCCGCGCCCATCCGTCTTCGTGGTGTCGTCGTCGTACGTCTCGGTGCTGATGCCGGCGATGGTGCCGCCGGTGCCCACGTGCTGCTTGAGCTGCCAGCCGCGCGGAAGCGGCTCCTGGTCGCTGTTCACGTTGTAGGCGCCCCAGTAGTGGCTGAACTTCAGCTTCAGGTACGTCTGCGCGGCCGTGAGCCCGGGTGTGTCGCCCACGTACAGGCCCGGCACGTAACCGGAAGATGCCACCGCGTCGTACCACTCGTTGCAGTACGCGATCACGTCCGCCGAAGCGGAGCTCGAGCTCACGCACTCCAGGTCGCACCACACGTTGACGCCCGGTGGGAAGCCGAGCTGCTTGGTGAACTTGGCCGCGTTCGATCCGTACTGCGCCCCCAGGTCGGCCGTGGGGCTCCAGCCGGGGTTCAGCACGTGCTGCACGACCATCAGCGCCAGCCCGGCGCCCAGGATGTCCTTCGCCTCCTGCGTGGTCAGGTCGCGCCCCGCGGCCATCTGCGTGCGTCCCACGTAGCGCACGCAGAACCGGTAGCCCTTCGCCCGGAACGCCTCCGCCGCAGAGGCGCTCAGCGGCGTATCCACGTCGAACCCCTTCAGCCCCGGCGGGGCGGCCTGCACGCTCCCCGGCAGGCTTGCGGCTGCTGCACCGGCATCATCGCTCATCGATCTCCGAGGGTGGATGGCGTCTGACGAGTCTCTGGCCGCATCCTAGCCCACAGCTGCGAGACGATCAAGACTGACGTGAATTGCTCGGACAGACGGGAGATGTGGATCAGACGATGGCGCGGCGGGCGAGGGCCATCACATCGTCGAGCATGGCCTCGGTGAGGCGGCCGGTGAAGGTGTTCTGCTGGCTGGGATGGTACGAGCCGATGAGCGTGAGCCCCGGTTCCACGCGCGCCGTGGCCCCGTGCCCGAACTTCGGCAACGGCGTGGGGATGGCGTAGCCGGCGTCGCGCAGGACGCGGATCGCCTGTTCCCACGCGAAGCCGCCCAGGCAGAGCACCGCGCGCAGCTCCGTCAGCAGCGCCAGCTCGCGGCGGATGAAGGCGAAGCACGCATCGCGCTCGCCGGGGAGCGGCTTGTTGTCCGGCGGCGCGCACTTCACCGCGCTGGTGACGTATGCGCCGGTCAGCGCCAGCCCGTCGTCGCGGTGGGCGGACGTGGGCTGGTTCGCGAATCCCGCGCGGTGCAGCGCCGCGAACAGCCAGTCGCCCGAGCGGTCGCCGGTGAACATGCGGCCGGTGCGGTTGGCGCCGTGCGCGGCGGGCGCCAGACCCAGCACCAGCAGCCGCGCCGCGGGATCGCCGAAGCCCGGCACCGGCCGCGCCCAGTAGTCCCATTCGCGGAACGCGCGCTTCTTCTCCACACCCACGCGCTCGCGCCACTCCACGAGACGCGGGCACAGGCGGCACTCCGCCACCTCCGCGTTCACCACCTTCAGCATCGTCCCCCCGGTTCGGAAAAACAGCGCACCCTCCCGCGCTTGGCGGAAGGGTGCGGACGTGTTGCGGACCTGCCGCCGCTCAGGGCCGCTTGCGCGACGGCGGCGGGGTGCGCGCGGGCTCGGGCGACCGCGACGGCTCCGCGCGCGGCGACTCGGGAGCGCGCTGGGGCTCGGCTCGCGGCTCCTCGCGGCGCTCCACGCGCGGCTCTTCACGGCGGGTCTCCACCCGCGGCTCCTCACGGCGGGGCTCCTCGCGGCGCGGCTCTTCGCGGCGAGGCTCCGGCGTGCGGGCGGGCTCCTGGCTGCGCGTCTCCTCCCAGCCACGGCGGCGCGGCGAATCGTCCGCCGGCTGGGCGCGGCGGGGCTCGTCGCGGGGGGCGGGCGGGGCATCCGCCGGCTCCGCGCGGCGGATGTCGATTGGGCGGCGGCGCGGTGCGTCGGCACGCACGTCGCCATCGTCCCCACGCGTCACGGCGCCGGGGAGCACGCGGCCCGTGCCCGGGTCCTGCGGGTCGCCCGTTGCCGGCTGCGGCCGGACGCGGGTGGGCACCACCGCGTTCGTGGAGTCGTCGGTGTGCGGGGCGCGCGGACGGCGCGGAACCGTGGGCCCCTCGCCGGTGCCGCCATGGTTGTAGCAGGCGGACTGGAGCCGCGACAGGCGCGTGGTGCGCACCGAGCCGTCACCGCAGCGCACGTCCACGAACGGGTCCTGCCCCACGTAGCCGTACGCGCCATCGTAGTTCCCGTATCCCCCGTATCCGCCATACCCGTCATAACCGTAGCCGCTTCCGTAGGCGTACCCGCCGTCCAGCAGCGACGGCCGCACCTCCAGCAGGTCGGTGGCCCAGTCGTCGTCGCCCTGCGGCGGCAGCAGCGCGTCCAGGATCTCCCGCACCTGCGCACGGGGGTTGGTGGACACCAGCGCCGTCCCGTAGCCCAGCGATCGCTGCGACATGCCGGCCGACCAGCGGATGTCGTTCAGGCTCATCCGGTTGCGGGAGGCGACGGCGAGCAGGTACGTGCCGTAGCGCCGCGCCTGGCCCACCCGGCCGAACCGGTCGCCCGAGGATGTGAGATCAACGCGGTTCTGGCCCGCGCGCAGGTACGCGGCCTCGCTGCGGTAGCGCGGGTAGAGCAGCTGCACGCCCCCGCCTGGCACCACCTCGAACACGGCCACGAAGGCATCGTCGTTCGTCTCCAGCCGGAAAGCCGAGCCCGCCGCCTCGCCGATGCGCACGTACAGCGGCCCCGTGCCGCGGTGCGAGCCGCTGGGGGCGGGGGTGGGGTCGCCGTAACCATAGCCGCCGCCGGCGCACGCGGCCAGCGGCGCCAGGAGCAATGCTAAGGCGGCAAGACTTCGCTTCATGGGGACCTCTGTTGCGGCGGGTTGGCGGAGCGGCACGTCTCGTCATCCGCACGGGGCAAGGAGCACGCCCGGCGTACGGGAAATCGCAACGCATTTCGCATCTATCACTTACACCGGGATGCCGCCGGGGTTTCGGCCGCGTGCGTCGCCGGGCAGTGACAGGCGGCGTCTCACCCGGCGGACATCTTCCGCCAGCCCTCGCGGGCGAGGACGGCCCAGCCCGCCATGAACGCCAGCCCTCCCAGCGGCGTGATCGCCCCCAGCACGCCGATGCCGCTCAGCGCGAGCGCGTATAGGCTGCCGGAGAAGAGCACGGTGCCCGCGACGAAGAGCCACCCGGCCAG carries:
- a CDS encoding SRPBCC family protein codes for the protein MSTTQLRWHIDAPPAAVYAALIDPDAVARWMVPDDMTSRVHHFDARESGLFRISLTYRAPDAAGKSGAHTDTYHGRFVRLVPGELVIETVEFETADPAMRGEMTVSFALSPADGGTDLLALHSNVPPGIDPADNETGWRMSLANLARLLDGAGRREERH
- a CDS encoding DUF1906 domain-containing protein; this translates as MSDDAGAAAASLPGSVQAAPPGLKGFDVDTPLSASAAEAFRAKGYRFCVRYVGRTQMAAGRDLTTQEAKDILGAGLALMVVQHVLNPGWSPTADLGAQYGSNAAKFTKQLGFPPGVNVWCDLECVSSSSASADVIAYCNEWYDAVASSGYVPGLYVGDTPGLTAAQTYLKLKFSHYWGAYNVNSDQEPLPRGWQLKQHVGTGGTIAGISTETYDDDTTKTDGRGGTCLWLVADDVQS
- a CDS encoding thioredoxin domain-containing protein; protein product: MPNRLAAETSPYLLQHKDNPVDWYPWGPEALERSRTEDRPILLSVGYSACHWCHVMEHESFENEQTARLMNELYVCIKVDREERPDIDSIYMTAVQQMTGHGGWPMTVFLTPEGVPFYGGTYYPPEPRHGMPSFRQVLAGIAEAYRERRADVDRSAEELRGALRESAALRPQPAAVDATVLERAHAGLASRYDGRNGGFGGAPKFPQPMMIEFLLRHWKRTGASEPRLMSEQTLRRMAAGGMYDQVGGGFHRYSVDAKWLVPHFEKMLYDNALLARAYLHAHQATGAPEHRRVAEEVLRYVLREMTSPEGGFYSAQDADSEGEEGLFYVWTPDEVDALLGDEDGPLFRTYYDVSAEGNFEGRNILHVERPVRDVARDAGVTEERLSAALERGRGVLYEARAKRVWPGLDDKVLTAWNAMMLHTFAEAARILGSAEYRDAAVANAEFLLRELRADGRLLRTYKDGRAKIGAFLEDHALLADALLALYETTFDPRWVAEARALADAMLDGFWEEDEGAFYDTARDAETLVVRPRDIFDNATPSGNSVAVGALLRLAALTGEERYSRVAARVIEQMAELAARMPSGFGHLLCAIDFHLATPQEVAIVGAPGDADTDALLAVLRRAYLPNTVVALALPNAPEDIISAIPLLADRPQLDGRATAYVCERFACQAPVTDPAALSQQLGLTPAA
- a CDS encoding uracil-DNA glycosylase is translated as MLKVVNAEVAECRLCPRLVEWRERVGVEKKRAFREWDYWARPVPGFGDPAARLLVLGLAPAAHGANRTGRMFTGDRSGDWLFAALHRAGFANQPTSAHRDDGLALTGAYVTSAVKCAPPDNKPLPGERDACFAFIRRELALLTELRAVLCLGGFAWEQAIRVLRDAGYAIPTPLPKFGHGATARVEPGLTLIGSYHPSQQNTFTGRLTEAMLDDVMALARRAIV